CCTGGAGGCCGTGCACCAGAGTACCTTGCGATGGATGAAAAAGTGCTTGCCTTAGTTAGGAAGTTCTCTGACGCTAAGAAGCCCATCGCATCAGTTTGCCATGGACAGTTGATTCTGGCAGCAGCAGGAGTAGTCAGGGACCGTACATGCACCGCGTATCCTGCTGTTAGGCCAGTTTTGGTTGCTGCTGGGGCCAAGTGGGTAGAAGCTGATACTATGAAGAAATGCGTCGTCGATGGTAATCTGGTGACAGCAGCGGCTTACGACGGTCACCCTGAATTCATCAGCCTGTTTGTGAAAGCACTTGGAGGCTCCGTCGCAGGCGCAGACAAAAGAATTCTGTTCCTTTGCGGGGTAATGCTTTGAGAAATTTCTGCCCTGGTCAATTCAGTTCATGTTCCTCCTTGTAAAAATTGTTTCTCATTTTCTTGATAAATCATAGCCACTGTGCTGAGCCTGTGTCATTTTAATGACATTTTAAACAGGACTACATGGAGGATTACGAGGTGATGGTCCCGTTCCAGGCCCTGCAAGCCCTTGGCTGCCATGTCGATGCGGTCTGCCCTGACAAGGGCCCCGGTGACAAGTGCCCAACTGCCATCCATGACTTTGAAGGGGACCAGACTTACAGCGAGAAGCCTGGTCACGATTTCGCTCTGAACGCGTCGTTTGACGGCGTGGACGCTTCAAGCTACGACGCGCTTGTGATTCCTGGTGGGCGTGCCCCTGAGTACCTTGCGCTGAACGAGAAGGTGCTCAGCCTGGCCAAGGGGTTCATGGATAAAGGGAAGCCGGTCGCGTCGATCTGCCACGGGCAGCAGATCCTGGCTGCTGCTGGGGTTCTTCAGGTACTCCTAATCCATTAACTAGCTGCTCCTGCTCTGCATCAGTTGTGCCCTTCATGGTTATAGCCTGTTCTGCTCTGAAGAAAACAAAAGCAAACTGTTTGTCTGTCGCAACACCTGATATATATCATCGGCGTATGTAAAATGTTGTTCCAGGAGGAACTGTGGGTGCTCTGTTGCTCATCGACTAAACTGATTTAACCCTTGCTGCCTTTGTGCACGATGATGATATGCAGGGTCGGAAGTGCACGGCGTACCCGGCGGTGAAGCTGAACGTGGTGCTGGGCGGGGGGACGTGGCTGGAGCCGGACCCGATCCACCGGTGCTTCACGGACGGCAACCTGGTGACGGGCGCGGCATGGCCGGCGCACCCCGAGTTCGTGGCGCAGCTCATGGCCCTGCTGGGCATCAAGGTCTCCTTCGCGTGAGCCCTCGCCGTTAGCTCCGGGCTTTTTCCTCACATCATATAGTACAACAGAGATAGATTCTGTACCAGTGCCTTGTCCTCGACTGTCTGTACCTGCACCGTCCTGAAGCACTGTCTCGTGGCATTGTTGGTGGTTGAAGCAAGCAATAAAGCCCGTGCCGTCGTTACTGGTACCCTGACTTTTTTTATACGTCGCTTCTCTAGCTCGTCTCTGGACAGCCAGGGAGCAGTTCACGCTGCAGCTGGACTGCATCACCACACAGGCGTCTTCCTCCTCGGTTGTCACAGAAATGAAGGAA
This region of Triticum aestivum cultivar Chinese Spring chromosome 2D, IWGSC CS RefSeq v2.1, whole genome shotgun sequence genomic DNA includes:
- the LOC123055126 gene encoding protein DJ-1 homolog D — its product is MAAKRVLLLCGDYMEDYEAMVPFQSLQAYGVTVDAVCPGKKAGDACPTAVHKPIGHQTYAESKGHNFALNASFDEIDAAGYDGLVIPGGRAPEYLAMDEKVLALVRKFSDAKKPIASVCHGQLILAAAGVVRDRTCTAYPAVRPVLVAAGAKWVEADTMKKCVVDGNLVTAAAYDGHPEFISLFVKALGGSVAGADKRILFLCGDYMEDYEVMVPFQALQALGCHVDAVCPDKGPGDKCPTAIHDFEGDQTYSEKPGHDFALNASFDGVDASSYDALVIPGGRAPEYLALNEKVLSLAKGFMDKGKPVASICHGQQILAAAGVLQGRKCTAYPAVKLNVVLGGGTWLEPDPIHRCFTDGNLVTGAAWPAHPEFVAQLMALLGIKVSFA